One Capsicum annuum cultivar UCD-10X-F1 chromosome 2, UCD10Xv1.1, whole genome shotgun sequence genomic window carries:
- the LOC107859071 gene encoding accelerated cell death 11, whose product MANQAVEEKPLRKMAEAFKELANTLNSQTLDETVQMEVAPFSHACTLVAPLFRCLGIAFKFAELDYIAKVDDLAEASKSITTLHKMMEQDIQANCVRRAGSHTRNLLRVKRGLDMVRVLFEQIIASEGNSLKDPASKAYTQVFAPYHGWAIRKAVSAGMYALPTRQQLMIKLNEDENSARTQMQNYVASCDTVVTYIDKLFISRDLGIDW is encoded by the exons ATGGCGAATCAGGCAGTGGAGGAAAAGCCACTTAGGAAAATGGCGGAAGCATTCAAAGAGTTAGCCAACACTTTAAATTCTCAAACCCTAGACGAAACTGTTCAAATGGAAGTGGCCCCTTTCTCTCACGCTTGCACTTTGGTCGCCCCTCTATTCCGATGCCTCGGTATCGCCTTCAAGTTTGCTGAGCTCGATTACATTGCTAAG GTGGATGATCTAGCAGAGGCTTCAAAGTCTATTACAACATTGCACAAGATGATGGAACAAGATATTCAAGCAAATTGTGTGAGAAGGGCAGGTAGTCATACAAGGAACTTGTTAAGAGTTAAGCGTGGGCTGGATATGGTTAGGGTTTTGTTCGAGCAGATTATAGCCTCAGA GGGGAATTCCTTGAAGGATCCAGCGTCAAAAGCATATACTCAAGTGTTTGCTCCATATCATGGGTGGGCCATCAGGAAAGCTGTGTCTGCAGGAATGTATGCCCTTCCCACCCGGCAACAGCTGATGATCAAGCTTAATGAAGATG AAAACTCCGCAAGAACGCAGATGCAAAATTATGTAGCCTCGTGTGATACTGTCGTTACATATATTGACAAACTCTTCATTTCAAGAGATTTGGGTATTGACTGGTGA